Below is a genomic region from Persicimonas caeni.
CTCGGCGCTCTCGGCGCAGCCGGCCCCGGTGTAGACCGGCTTCCCGTCGGCGTCGAGTTGGTCTTCCACCATGCCCTGGAGCTGCCCGCAGACGTCACGCTCGAAGTCCGGGTGTCCGCCCGATTCGCCGACGCCTTTGAAGTCGCGCAACACGATCGGCACCTCGATCGTCTCGGGGGTCTGATCTTGGAAGTCGGTGCAGGTGAAGTCGTCCTCGACGGTGCAATCCTCCGAGCAGCCGTCGCCCGAAGTGTTGTTGCCGTCGTCGCACTCTTCGATGGGATAGAGGGTGACACCGTCGCCGCATGCCGGCTCACAGGTGCCGTCTTCGCAGTCCCAGATGAGCTCCTCGCGGCAAAGCGGGTCGCAGCCGTCGCCGGCGATCAGGTTGCCGTCGTCACACTCTTCACCGCCTCCGAAGAGGCCGTCGCCGCAGGTCGTCTCCACGCAGGCTTCGCCGGGCGTCGGGCACGCGTAGCCGTCCTCGAACTCGCAGTTGTCGTCGCAGCCGTCGTTGGGGTCGGTATTGCCGTCGTCGCACGCTTCGTCGCCGACCAGGAGGCCGTCGCCGCAGATCTCGGGGGGCGGGGCGGTGTCGGCGGCGTCTTCAGAGGGTCCCGAGTCATCGGAGGTCTCGACGTCCGACTCGGTCGTGTCGGCGTCGCTGCCGCCATCTTCTTGCAGGTTCGTGCCTGTGTCTCGGTTGCCGTCGGTGTCATCCGAGCAACCGGTGGGCAGACCCAGCAACACGAGGGCGAGTAATACGAGCAGGGAACGCAGCGACGCTTTCATGAATCCATCCTCTCCAAAGAAAAACCGCGACTGTTAGACTACCAGCCACCGAATCCAGGTGAAAGAGGGCGGATTGCGAGCTCAACGGCGGGCGCGTTCGATGAGCCCGTCGAGGCCGACGCTCTTGGCCAGCGCAGGATCGCGCTTTTTGGCGTCTTGCCACAGCTCGAGTGCCAGCTCGTTAGCGCTCATCTTGGTGAAGGCGAAGAGCCCGATTTCGTATTGCTGTCGCGGGGTGAGGTCGTCGCGTTCGGCCAGTTTGCGCACCGTTCTGGCGAGCTCGTTGCGCTGGTCTTCGTTGCGCCAGGCGTTCTGAACGAGCCCGAGGCGCGCCTCGACGTTGTCCGGATCGCGCTCGAGTGCCTTGTTGAAGAACTGCTTGGCCTGATCGGATTGACCTTGCGACAGGGCCATCTGTCCACGCGCAATGGTCACCGCCACCGGCTCGGCGGCTTGCTCGGGGGCCGGGGCTGCTTCAAGCGCCGCGGCTTCCGGCACCGCTGCTTCAGGCTCAGCCTCCGCAACCGGCGCGGCCTCCGCGACCGGCGCCGTCTCGGCTTGCGCCTCCGGCGCCTGCGCTTCGGATTCCGTCTCGGTTTCTTCCTCGGCATCCGGCGTCGGCTGAGCCGGAGCTTCACCCAGGGCGGCCACGGCCTCCTCGACGTCCTCTTTCGGCGTGCGCTGGCGCAGCGCAGAGAGCTGCTCGCGAAGCGGCGGCGCGCCTTGTTGCTCGAAGCCCTCGAAGTTGGGGTCGATCGAGAGCGCCTTTTGCCAGCTGGCGATCACCTTGGCGGACGCCTCTTTGGAGCCTTCGGCTTTGGGCAGCCAGTAGGCGCCGTTCAGAAACCAGGTCAACGCCTCGTCGCCACGCTCGGCGATTATCTCATCGAGCAGCTCGCGCGCTTTGTGCTCTTGACCCAATCGCAGGTAGGCGCGGGCCAAGCGCGGGGTCGCCTGGCTGGAAATACCTTGTTTCTCCACGACATTCTGGTAGATGCCGACAAGGTCGAGGTAGTGGCCCGAGGCGATGAAGACCGCCTCGATTTCGGGAAGGCGTCCCTCCGGATCTCCGCGCTCGAAGAACTTCAGCGCGCTCCTGCTAAAGCCTTCGACCACCGCGTCGACGTTCGCGCGCTCGTTTTCAGGCACGAGTTGCGGCTGCGGGATGGTCTGCGAGGTGACCTCGGTGGTCTCCAGCGGCGAGAAATACGCCGTGCCCGCGCTGTCGTCGACCGGACCTTCGCTGCAACCGGTGACCGATGCAGCGGAGACGAGCACGACGGCGGCCACCAACAGTTTTTCGAGCGAGTTAAGCATTCGGAGTCGCGGTATTCAGATGGAAAACAAAACCCAAAGCGCCTACGTCGGGCTGGGGTCGAACCTCGGAGATCGCGCGGCCAACCTGCACCGGGCGGTCGAGCTCATCGGCGAGCTTCCCGACACGCAGGTCCTCGCCACCAGTTCGCTCTACGAAACCGAGCCGCGGATGTACACCGAGCAGCCCGACTTTCTGAACGGCTGCGTGAAGATACGAACCGGCCTGCCGGCACGCAAGCTCCTCGACGCCTTGCTCGACATCGAGCAGGCGATGGGGCGGGTGCGCCGGCTCGAAAACGGCCCGCGCACGCTCGACCTCGATATCCTGCTCTACGGTCCCCAACAAATCAGCGAAGAAGGCCTCGAAATTCCCCATCCGGGCCTGCACGAGCGCGCGTTCGTGCTCGTCCCGCTGGCCGAGCTCGCCCCCGACCTGGTCCACCCCGGGCTGGGCGAGACCATCGCCGAGCTTCTGGGCCAATGCGAGGATGCGGGTTGGGTGAAGCGGGTTGGCGGCAAAGTGTGGGCGCTTTGCAGGTCAGCGACGCCTGCTAAATGAGCAATTAAGGATTTAGGGGTTGCGATTTGTGAATCTGTCTCGGTTCGCAGCCCCAAAATCCTTAATTGCCCAAATAGAAGGCCCTCCTTGCCCCACCCACGCCCCTACTTCAATTCTCCCAAGAAACTCTCACCCACCGTCCAGTCCACCCCGAAGTAGTCGGCGACCGTAGCGCCCACGTCCGAGAAGCACTTGCGGGTGCCCAGGTCTTTGCCCCAGCCGCCGCCTTTGATCAGCGCGACCAGCGGGACGTACTCGCGGGTGTGGTCGGTGCCGGCGTAGGTCGGGTCGTTGCCGTGGTCGGCGGTGATGATGAGCAGGTCGCCGTCCTGCAGCGTCTCGATGATCTCGGGGAGTTGCTCGTCGAAGCGCTCCAGCGCCTGGGCGTAGCCCTCGGGGTTTCGCCGGTGGCCGTACTTCGAGTCGAAGTCGACCAGGTTCGTGAAGATGAAGCCGTTGCGGTTCTTCATGCAGTCGAGGGTCACCTCGACGCCGTGGTCGTTATTCTTGGTCTTGATCTTTTCGGTGATGCCGCGGCCCGAGTAGATGTCGCTGATCTTGCCCACGCCGGTCACGTCGACACCGTGCTCGACCAACTCCTCCATCATCGTCTTGCTGGGCGGCGGGAACGAGTAGTCCTTGCGGTTGGCGGTGCGCTCGTAGTTGGGCCACTCGCCGACGAAGGGGCGGGCGATGACGCGCGAGATGCCCCGCGGGGTGACGATCTCGTAGGCTGCCTCGCACCACTCGTAGAGCGTGTCGAGGCCGACGACGTCCTCTTTGGCCGCGATCTGGAAGACCGGGTCGGCCGAGGTGTAGACGATGGGCTTGCCCGTCTCCTCGTGCTCGCGGCCGAGCTCCTCGATGATCACCGTGCCGCTCTCGGGGCGGTTTCCGAGCACGCCGTCGACGCCGATCTTGTCGCAAAACGCCTCGATGATGTCGTCGGGAAACCCGTTCGGGAAGGTGCGAAACGGCTTGTCCATCATCACACCGGCGAACTCCCAGTGCCCGCTGGTCGTGTCCTTGCCGGGCGCAATCTCGAGCATGCGCCCGAAGTTAGCGCACGGCTCGTCGACCGGCTCGAGGTCGTCGACCCCGGCGATATTGCCCAGCCCAAGGCTGCGCATATTCGGCATGTCGAAACCCTCGACGGTCTGGGCGATGTGGCCCAGCGTATCGGCGCCCTCGTCGCCGAAGTCGGCCGCGTCGGGCAGCTCGCCGATGCCTACGGAGTCGAGGACGATGAGGACGGCGCGTTTGTTGGTCATGGTGTGTCTCGTGTCTGTGGTGCCTTGCTACTTGCTGTTTCCTCTCCGCCCGAAGGGAAGGAGAGGATTAAGGAGAGGTCTCCCTTTCCGCAAGCGAAGCGAAGTGGAGAGGGACCGAGGGAGAGGTTGAAACGACTTGCCCATACTGTTTGCCTCCTCCTCGGTCCTCCTCCACTTCGCCTTCGGCTACGCGGAGGAGGAGGCCCCTCCTCGGTCCTCCCCGTGCTTCGCAGGGGGAGGAAGATGTCGAAAATCGGGCGTCAAACTCGTTTGAGCCCCTCATGCCACAAATCCAAATGCATCTCCCGCGTCGCCGCATCGATCTGCGGGTCGAACTCGCGGTCGACGCGCCACTCGTCGCGGATTTGGTCGAGGTTCTTGAAGATGCCCTCGGCCAGGCCGGCGAAGAGCGCGGCGCCCAGCGCGGTGGTCTCGGTGATGGCGGGGCGCACGATCTTGCGGCCCAAAAAGTCGGCCTGCATCTGCATGAGCAAGTTGTTGGCGGTCGCGCCGCCGTCGACCTTGAGCTGGACGAGCTTGTCGCCGGAGTCGTTCTCCATGGCGTGCAGGATGTCGACGTTCTGCAGCGCGATGCCCTCCAGCGCCGCGCGAGCGATGTGGGCGTCGGTGGTGCCGCGGGTCAGCCCCCAGATGACGCCGCGGGCGCTCGGCCGCCAGTGCGGCGCGCCCAGGCCCGATAGCGCCGGGACCGCCACGATCTCGCCCGAGCTGTCGACGGTGCGCGCGAGCGCCTCGATCTCGTGGGACTCTTCGATGATGCCCAGCCCGTCGCGCAACCACTGGACCATCGCGCCGGCGATGAACGCGCTTCCCTCCATGGCGTAGGTCACCTCGCCGTCGAGCTGCCAGCCCATCGTCGACAGCAAGCGGTGCTGGCTGTGCACGCGCTCGTGGCCGACGTTCATCAGCAAGAAGGCGCCGGTGCCGTAGGTGCACTTGGCCTCGCCGGGCTCGAAGCAGCACTGGCCGAAGAGCGCGGCGTGCTGGTCGCCGGCCATGCCGCAGATGGGCGTGCCGTCCTTGATGCCGGGCACGCCGTGGGTGACGCCGTAGACCTCTGAGTTGCTGGCGATCTCGGGGAGCATCGGCCGGGGCACGTTGAACAGCTCGAGCAGCTCGTCGTCCCAGGCGATCTCGTCGAGGTTCATCAGCAGTGTGCGCGAGGCGTTCGACGCGTCGGTCTTGTGGACCTGCCCGCCGGTCAAGCGCCACAGCAAGAAGCTGTCGATGGTGCCGAAGGCCAGCTCGCCGGCCTGAGCCCGAGCGCGCGCGCCGTCGACGTGGTCGAGGATCCACTCGACCTTGGTGCCCGAAAAGTACGGGTCGAGCAGCAGGCCGGTGCGCTTCTGGACCCACTTCTCGTTGCCGTCGTCG
It encodes:
- a CDS encoding phosphopentomutase → MTNKRAVLIVLDSVGIGELPDAADFGDEGADTLGHIAQTVEGFDMPNMRSLGLGNIAGVDDLEPVDEPCANFGRMLEIAPGKDTTSGHWEFAGVMMDKPFRTFPNGFPDDIIEAFCDKIGVDGVLGNRPESGTVIIEELGREHEETGKPIVYTSADPVFQIAAKEDVVGLDTLYEWCEAAYEIVTPRGISRVIARPFVGEWPNYERTANRKDYSFPPPSKTMMEELVEHGVDVTGVGKISDIYSGRGITEKIKTKNNDHGVEVTLDCMKNRNGFIFTNLVDFDSKYGHRRNPEGYAQALERFDEQLPEIIETLQDGDLLIITADHGNDPTYAGTDHTREYVPLVALIKGGGWGKDLGTRKCFSDVGATVADYFGVDWTVGESFLGELK
- a CDS encoding tetratricopeptide repeat protein; translation: MLNSLEKLLVAAVVLVSAASVTGCSEGPVDDSAGTAYFSPLETTEVTSQTIPQPQLVPENERANVDAVVEGFSRSALKFFERGDPEGRLPEIEAVFIASGHYLDLVGIYQNVVEKQGISSQATPRLARAYLRLGQEHKARELLDEIIAERGDEALTWFLNGAYWLPKAEGSKEASAKVIASWQKALSIDPNFEGFEQQGAPPLREQLSALRQRTPKEDVEEAVAALGEAPAQPTPDAEEETETESEAQAPEAQAETAPVAEAAPVAEAEPEAAVPEAAALEAAPAPEQAAEPVAVTIARGQMALSQGQSDQAKQFFNKALERDPDNVEARLGLVQNAWRNEDQRNELARTVRKLAERDDLTPRQQYEIGLFAFTKMSANELALELWQDAKKRDPALAKSVGLDGLIERARR
- a CDS encoding DUF4215 domain-containing protein, translated to MKASLRSLLVLLALVLLGLPTGCSDDTDGNRDTGTNLQEDGGSDADTTESDVETSDDSGPSEDAADTAPPPEICGDGLLVGDEACDDGNTDPNDGCDDNCEFEDGYACPTPGEACVETTCGDGLFGGGEECDDGNLIAGDGCDPLCREELIWDCEDGTCEPACGDGVTLYPIEECDDGNNTSGDGCSEDCTVEDDFTCTDFQDQTPETIEVPIVLRDFKGVGESGGHPDFERDVCGQLQGMVEDQLDADGKPVYTGAGCAESAESFAQWYRDVDGVNQTVVDTIGLTQRTDLDPSGRTYRFESGNFFPLTDRGFGNTPGQSLNFHFTSEFRSYFEYRGGETLEFTGDDDVWVFVNGRLAVDIGGIHGAENGSVALSDDTDPQTGQVYDDRFDIFEGGVYEIVVFQAERHTTQSNYRLTLSGFLNTGQSTCESDCVENCNPEAECGDGVLDTDAGEECDDGNKQWGDGCDGSCETEPGWVCEDGGSGGSNCIPAG
- the folK gene encoding 2-amino-4-hydroxy-6-hydroxymethyldihydropteridine diphosphokinase — translated: MENKTQSAYVGLGSNLGDRAANLHRAVELIGELPDTQVLATSSLYETEPRMYTEQPDFLNGCVKIRTGLPARKLLDALLDIEQAMGRVRRLENGPRTLDLDILLYGPQQISEEGLEIPHPGLHERAFVLVPLAELAPDLVHPGLGETIAELLGQCEDAGWVKRVGGKVWALCRSATPAK
- the glpK gene encoding glycerol kinase GlpK; amino-acid sequence: MSRFICAIDQGTTGTTVIILDDELRIRAKVNKEFEQIYPRPSWVEHNPEAIWQSTLATLAEATRVAQITENDIAAIGITNQRETTVVWDKKTGEPIHNAIVWQDRRTRGRIQQLIDDGNEKWVQKRTGLLLDPYFSGTKVEWILDHVDGARARAQAGELAFGTIDSFLLWRLTGGQVHKTDASNASRTLLMNLDEIAWDDELLELFNVPRPMLPEIASNSEVYGVTHGVPGIKDGTPICGMAGDQHAALFGQCCFEPGEAKCTYGTGAFLLMNVGHERVHSQHRLLSTMGWQLDGEVTYAMEGSAFIAGAMVQWLRDGLGIIEESHEIEALARTVDSSGEIVAVPALSGLGAPHWRPSARGVIWGLTRGTTDAHIARAALEGIALQNVDILHAMENDSGDKLVQLKVDGGATANNLLMQMQADFLGRKIVRPAITETTALGAALFAGLAEGIFKNLDQIRDEWRVDREFDPQIDAATREMHLDLWHEGLKRV